Part of the Haliotis asinina isolate JCU_RB_2024 chromosome 8, JCU_Hal_asi_v2, whole genome shotgun sequence genome is shown below.
TAGTTGATGACAGAGGTGTAACATCAGTCTTACATAGTTGATGACAGAGGTGTAACATCAGTCTTACATAGTTGATGACAGAGTTGTAACATCAGTTTTACATAGTTGATGTTATCCGAAAGAGGTACGAGCGTATTTGTCCTGTGGTATATGCTTCAAAGTTTGTTCAGGGTTTACCTGACTCGATCTCAAAGTAAATAGATGTGACTGTAAAGAACTTGAACAATATTCGGTTTCAGTTACCTCTTTTTTTAACAGTAAACATTACGTGAGGAGAGGGAAGGGGGCGGGAGCTGTAACATCAGTCGTACTGCGCCTGTACCCACTGCTATTATATCGTACACGATACTCAACTTGAAGATGTAATAGAAGTCATGTGCCACCTGTACCGCCTGTCACACTCTACCTGTAACAACTGTCATATTCCACATATAAGGCCTGCCATACACCATCGTAACACCTGTCATATTCCACATATAACGCCTGCCATACACCATCGTAACACCTGTCATATTCCACATATAACGCCTGTCATACGCCAGCTGTTATCTTTGTCATATTCCACATATCACGCCTATCACAATCTACCTGTAACAGCTGTCATAACCTTCCTGTAACATCAGTCATAATCCACATGTAGCGCCTGTCACACTCTACCTGTAACACCTGTCATATTTCATCTACAACACCTGCCATAATCCCAGTGATACAGCAGTACATAACCTCTAAAAATAGTCATGTTCTACACACAAAGCTAGCCGTGCAGTACTCAGAAGACCAGCCATATTGTAACCATACTACTACCAGTCTTGCTGTGTACATAACACTAGATATTAACCCAGGGATGTTCTGGGTTAACTATTGTTAAACTCTTCTAGCATCTACGTGTTtagtgtacatatatattgCTTTTGAATGTCTGTGTATACGTATATTTGGTTGACGCTTATCATAAAATAAACGTGCTGCCGTAAATATACGTTactcaaaatgtttgaaatacataaaaaaatataaaaaaacacgTCACACAACGCCTACCTAAATCTTAAAATAGTACCATCAAACTTGAGCATTGCATATTAGCCAGTTCGTCTTTTAAATATGATACACAGCATGATGAAATCACAAGCACGTGAGCAGATAATGCAATCTGACATATATTATGCCACGTATCGCACACACGTATCTCTGGCAGTTTTAAAATCACCTAAAATAGAATGCAAGGTGTAAGATATCTTGAGTTTAAACGCAAGATAACGGACAATATGTACATTCACACGCAtgcccatatatatatatacatacaatatatatatatatatgtacatatataataaTGAATTTAATATTTTCCCCTCATTCCAAAGGTGGTATTCTTCTCTTCCGCAGGGTTTTAAAGAACGACGTACTTCATATGCCTGTGTAGTCTGGTGTGATACCAAAAGCAtatcaactcacaaacacaagcaactCAGAACTACATAGGCATTACCTGGCACATAGGATCATTAACTGTAAGGACGGTCTGTCATGTCGACGACGACGGTGATCCGTTACCCTGGGGACTGTGACGTTGCTTACCCCGAAGTGTTCACGGTTCCCCCACCACAACCAACTCAAACAAAGCCGGGTCAACTCTCTAAAGCTCAAGTGGATCACTTCTTTGACAAGGTAAATGTTTGGTGTACTGTGTGAAACATAAACATCTAACAAGAGAATTTATTATTctacaaatattttgtgaatataATAGCAAGGCTATATGAAAAACTTCATAGTTAAAAATTAAAAGTTAGATCCTTTTTCTTTAAACAATAATTAAAACGTTCAAATTCGCTTCGTTTGTTTTTCAATGAAAAGTTCAAGATGATTCTTAGTATTTGAATAAGATTCAGTTTGATCAGTTCTTTATGAGGTGAATTCAACAAAATACTAAACTGCGTCTTAAATGTTAATTGTTTTACGTTGTTCTCGAAGTTTGTGAGTCAATAATGAAGCTGCAACTatctggataacaacttcttgctTATTGAGTGACGCTTTGATCTTGATTCTTTTACTGTTATCTGGCCAAGATATATGGAAGAATCTACAATGAAACGTGAACGTGTCCCGACGGGTGTGCATGCGTGTACCTTCACGTGTGTGTCTCCGTTTATATGCTGGCCCACCCAGTTAAAAGCAGTCTGTTGAACATAGATACCGCCACTAATTTATCTACCTGTAACCATGGTGACGTGCTCACTTCTAATTTGTGACTGATGTAAATAGGCAATGGCCACGTTAATATTAGAGTTTTCAACTGATTGCGAGCGTTTGTCTTACAAAATTAGCCTGTTGGGTAACGTCTCTGAATTCGACCTTCATGATAAACTGGATGTGTATTTTGGCGCTTTGACCCTTCGCTAACACCTTAACGGTTTTTCCGTGTTTATTTTACCTCTGCTTCGGTCAGTTCGCATTTCACACATGAGCATTCTGGCAAATTTGGTGTGATCAGCAGTCAGTCTGAATGTATCTCCGACAAAATATCAACTGTTGCTTATCACTTGTACCCAActgtatttcttgttttgttgaCGAGCTAGTTTCCCCTCTGTTTTTCCTAAGAGTTCAAGGCAATTTTTGGGTGATCAACTCATGCTTATATACTTCATCAAGTATACATTAGGGGCTGGAAATATTTCCTTGCAAGTAGATCTTTCCATGAACACAACAGTTAATCGTGCGATCTGTTCTTTAGCATATTTATGTGCTACTTTATTTGCTAGAGTAGACGGGATCTCAGATATAATGATGATGTTcttcacattgtgcgttactaCAGGGCTACCTGATAGTGGAGAAGTTCTTCTCCAAGGAGGAACTGGATCCTTGCAGAGAAGCCATAGAGGAGTTAGTTGAGGACCTCGCTCAGAAGTTGTACCGATGTGGAAAGATAAAAAGTATGTTATATTTACAGAGGTAACTGTaacattcaaaatgttcatATGTCCATCTAGAAAAAGCTAGCTCAACAAAGTTACAAAATATACCCACTCTGGATTTTTGTCaagctttttttttttaatagaCAACATGAACACTTACATTTATGGTATTACAATTTTTTTGAaaattcttttgttgttcagtatatgtacatgaatataGTTATAACATGAACACGTGTCTCATTTCAGATTTATACAAGGACAAAGGATTGTTCGAGCGCCTGTCGTTTATTGAAAAAGAGTTTCCCGGTGCCAACATAATCTTACATAAGGCAGGCACCCTTCCCCCGGTACGTAGACATACAGTCAATAAAACATCTTTGTGTAACGTAATAAAGATGTTAAAACGTCCTGTAGATGAATTGCCATGTCTGTAGTCAGAATATCGAAGACTGCagaaattcataatttattatgCATATCTCTTGCATTGTAGGCATTCCGTGCAGTTTGGAGCAATGACCGACTCTTGAATTTGGTTGAGCAACTAGTTGGACCAAAAATAGCTGGACATCCAGTATGGAACCTGCGGACTAAAACTCCCCAGAACAATGCATCTACAGTTCCCTGGCATCAAGGTAAGTGGAGGCCTCCTTTAACTATGCATCATTTTTATAATGCTTTGGTATATGAAATAGGGTTAGCCTCGAGGTTACAACGTTTCcacgtcacaccaaagacccggttcgattctccgcatgggtacaatgtataaagcccattaaagtaatactgctggaatactgctaaatgcgAAGTAAAAGTAAGCTCACCTACTCAAGACCCGtagagatccgggttagaattgatcttcagtaacccatgcttgtcgtgagaggtgaaTAACGAGTGGCCAGACTTActtacttggttgatacatgcgTATTCTAACTGctaagatcgatgttcatattgttgatcactggattgtctggtccagactcgattatttttacaccgctgccatatatcgggaatattgctgggcgCGGCTTAAAACAAAGCTCACTCAATCATTTTTGATATTACATGTAAGTTGTTTCTTTCAGACTGTGGCTACCTTGACAACGACTCTTACAAAGTCCTGCAACCAACGGCTTGGATTCCTCTTTTAGATGCCAATGCTAAAAATGGATGTATGGAGGTGAGTAAGCATTCCAATGACATTACGTAATGATACATTCATGGACTTTTAAGCTCTTATACTGTTAGATGTATTCTCTATACATGTTATAGTTTGGCAGTTTTATTGGAAATCCTGAATGCAGTGGTTACAACCCGTGGAGTGTTAGTTGAAAACCAGTTCTCGTGGTTTACCCAAAAATATCCAAAAACATATCCACGAAGCTCAAGAAGGTGGTCTCGGTTATATGGcaagatttccacagtttcttTAAAAGAAGAAtatctcagggctccttttgaTTTTTAATAACGAACTTTTTTtcctgtaaaatgtgttcatttcagacactTGTCACGATAGATTTCTTTACATTCAGACActcttattattttcatttaattttttatgttCACTTCGCTGGAACCTTTCTGGAACTTCGCAGAAGCATTGTACCAATCGATAATTCTTAGTAATCTGGCAGCTTACTTTATAGCCTGAGCTAAACTTGAAACTTAAGCAAACCGTCTCACCAACCTAAATAGATTCCTATTGACTATTCTGTGTACCAAACTCTCTCAACTGCAGTACAGATGTCAGTTACTTTAtagtacatgcatatatttgtcAATAAGGAAGCGCACAACATTAAGGAAAACAATTGATTACACCTATTCTCAACTTGAATGACAGTTCCTGCTTGGGAAGAGTGTAAACATCTACATCAAGACGTTGGTAATGAAACAAACTGGAGGTTTGTCGTTAAGCTGTACGTTTTCATGAAGTTCTAGAAGTCCAGTCAAACAATTGCGTAAAATAATTCAATTCCCAGATCGTATCCGGTGGTCATCGACCAGGTCGCATCTGCCGTCACACCTGCTGCTGGGCGGACACGTGGTATGTGGAACTTCCGGAAGAGGAGATGGTCAAAACTCTTGGTGAGACATGAATTCTACAGCATTGTATTTTGATTGGATGGGAACTACTAGTAAGTAATTTAGGTATGCCATGTTCAAGGGTTGCAATAATATTGTATTATCTCAACATTAAAACATCCATATGTATTATACCATTAAGTTTAGTATATTGTATTTATGAATATTGAATGTTGTATGCATTTACCACAGCACCAATGATATATATGTCAACACGTATGTTATATTTGTATCCTCGACTGGTCTTTTACTTAATACTCACATAATATGGACGTAAGGAAGCCTTTGATATGGTCATGAGTATCGGCGATGTCCATCTCAGAATTAATATACATTAGGTGTTCAATACTTGAATAATATCATTTATTTGTCATGAATTTGTCATGAATTGTTCCAGGTGTGGATCTAGACAAAGACATTAAGCTCTGTCCTGTTCCCTATGGTGGAATGCTTCTAATTAACAACATGATTCCACACAGAAGGTACAAATTAATATACTGCTTATAGTGTCATTAAAAGAACGTTAAAATGACTTTGCCAACTCCCTTCACATAGTAAGCTGCGACCGGattacaaagcattgttctcGTGGTAAGATGATTGTCCAGACTGTTATTTCAGTCAGCTCCATCCGTACTACAAAGCACTGTTCTCATAGCAAGCTGATTGTCGGGGATGTTATTTAAGCCTGTAATCCGTAACAGAGAGAGTCCGCATCATGTAATGATACATTTTAAGAACAGTTTTGCCGGGACTCAGAGGTCAGTCGGGTTATGGAGATGACCGGAGTATACAGCGACTTAACTTGAGAGAACCCACTGTATTTATGACTGTTCCCCTTTTGCCATGTTCATTCAGTCTACCGAACATTTCCAACGAGATTCGGTGGAGCTTGGACCTCCGTTGGCAGGATCCTTCTAAACCTGTCGGCTTTTTTGGCTTGAAGGAGGGAATCCTGATGAGAGATCCATCCAAACCGAACTACAAGATTGACTGGAGCCCATTTATATCAGTGGACAGAAATGCCACTTACAAAGAGGCGTGCAATAAGGACAAGGAGGTAGCGTCATGTTGGCCAGCTTCGAAGAAGCCAATGAACCCAAATAAATTTTCATCTCAAACGTTTGAACTGACATTAGTTATTTTTGAGTATTCTATTACTAAGGGCAGTAAAGAGTTGCCTTGTTATATTATTGTCTGATGTGTTATGATAAAATGACACATTATAAAGAGGAAACCGTTAACAAAGTTATATATCTTAAGGGATTTACCCGTAAAATGGAATTGTGAAATTAATACAGTAGGATATAAAAAAAGTTAATATATGTTGCAGGAAGATGAGCTGGACACGACGGTCCAGGGTCCACACATGCTGAAGTGGGAGATGACTCATCAGAACCGCCATACGGCCAAAGTGGACAAGGACACACCTTTCTCAAATTGGCACAAGGCATGACATAGAACTTGACATCATCAGAAATGACAGGCTTATGTATGAATGCTAGGCTGAAAGGATTACAcgtgtaaaaatacaaatatacgaTATTTACATGCCAGGCAAGGAGGCTTACACATGTGGAAATACTGATTATATACGATATTTGAATATAAAGTTGCATGACTTTGTTAAATCAGCTGCACAATTTCATGACATATCAATTTGTAAGATGGCATATTACTCTCAGATGAGCTATTTAGAATGCATACATATCTAAAGgttaaacaaacatgaaatggtCACTCGATGATCATGCAACGAGGAGAGTGAAACAGGTATTGTCTTGATCACATTCATCTCAGCGATGACATATTTTGAAATggttcgtgatgttttgttaaaATCCAGCTTCGATGTGTATACTTCGAAATTCTGTAACTTAGATTGTGCGTGAAATACTGATTCTATGACTCAGCCAAATAAAGAATAGAACTTTTCCATATTTCTTCTCGATTCCACCCTTTGTGATGATTCAATCTCACCAATGAACACAATCTGGAGAAACTGTGTCTTCTCGGTGCTAAGCTATCAGCGTGACACAGCAGTGATAGGCACATGTTTCTACTGGGATATCATTGTGCTGAGTAATACTGGCCAGTATTTTAACACAACACATATACCTCCAGTTCACCACAAGTTGTGTACTCTGTTTGAGACGTTATTGACTCGTTTATTCAAAACAGTGTATGAACAGTTTACGAATCAAACTTTCCTTAAGGTTgcttttctttaaatgatggTTTGGTATGTTGCAAAAATTCAAGATGAGGTCTTCATCGGTCTTAGATTTGATATGCTGACTTCGTTTTAGCCGAATTCcaaatgaaataacaaaatgCATGTGAAACACTCGACTACATATACAATTACGCAATCATTCATAGTTTGGTCCCACCTATcaaccaaacaaccaatcaaaattaaactcactcactcgcttacttACTGACACATGTCTATTCATGTCACTGACAACGGAAGTTGCTTCTGAACGTAGAGAGGAGTGTTCGTTCTTGTAAAATCtaacagtttagttttatgccgcttttagcaatattccagcaatatcacggcggggcacaccagaaaatgggcttcacacattgcaaccttgtggggaatcgaacctgggtctccggcgtgacgaacgaaagctttaaccactaggctaccccatcgccccgtAAAATCTAACAAACATCAGTCGGTCGGTCAAATATACAAGGAACGTTTCTCACTCACCCAATTCACTCTCGTAAAATAACACATGGACCCTTCAAGCTTGTTTACACTAagattattgttatttttttatatatttcagttGTAACGCAATATACGCAATATGTTTCACAAACGTGTCTAAGAATTAAATATTTAGATACAATTTGCTTTATTCTTTGTTCGGATACTTTGTATCATAGAATAAAACACTATATTCTAATCTCGAAGTCTGACCCGTTTTCGCAAGATGGTAGTGTCACATATTCACAGAAAAAATCCCTAGTTATCTTGTGTCGTAAAGGTTGGCTATAACGCTTTTCGCCCTTCATAGTCAGGTGTTTATATTCACATATGTGTGTAGTTTATGTCCTTAGGATAAAGTTTCCTACCTGGGTGCAATAAGAACGTAAACATACAGGATACGGAGAAAATGGAGCCGTCAAAAATCGAGAAAACGGCCACCTCTCACGAGAAAACGGCCCATAAACCTAGAGAAAACAGCCTCTGTAATTTGAAGATTCAcgtttgtttctgaaatatgacCTTAACCCTTTTCTGGTGTGGTTTAGGATGCTTCATTAGTCTGGGTGATAGAAATATTGGCCTCGATGGCGGAAAGGACCGAGTCATACCGCAGAGAGTGCTTGACATCTTATATTTAGGGCATAATGAGGACAGGTCGGCCTTGTGCCAGGTCTCCATACTGGACTGCGGCAGATATCTCAATAGATAAGCACTACAGAACACTGGCTGCTTTCACACAACAACCTTAactgaggttaaccttaactcacattccttaacattgcactaaggttgcgtaagtctaaggtaaccttagtgcaatgttatagaatggtaaccttagtgcaatgttaaagggTGGGAGTTAAGGTCTACTTTAGTTAAAGCTGCTTTGTAAAAGGAGCTCCAGTTATTAGTGTGAACCTGCAAGTGCAGTTTGCTCAGGTTGTAAATATACATTGTCTGTTTACAATTTAAAATAGTCACCATAACTTTGCCATAGGCAAATCCACAACAGAATGGTATGCAACACTCATGATAAGATTAGCTTCACTCCTTATATAAGAGAAATATCTTGTTTACTGTAGAGGAATTGTTAAAGTCACTGATGCGCCTATAAAATACAGACCAACCCAGCTGTAGCCTCTCCTCTGTGTCCCGAGACTTCGGCTTTGCCATGGAGTTGGCGAGGTGTTCATTGTAAATATTGCCATCTTCATGTATTCATCCAGTTCATTCCAGTTCAAGTATTGAACTCAAGATACAAATTATATCGGGAATATCAAGTCCTATCAAGTCAAGAGAATCAGCTTACCTTGATCACAACTGTCTGTATTCGTTTACAGTGTTAAGGTTGTTGACACTGACCTGCGCATACATTATTGTCTTAGAATTATGGGAGAGAAGATGAATATACAAGGATTGGAACTTTGTGATATTACTTGAAATAACCATGTTAAGGTAATACGTTGACACAAAACTAAATAAACgtacaaatatatgtatgtttaaaggattgtaatgaaatattcatgcaCACCACGTTGCCACTGTTTCTGTTAATGATGGAGCAACCGGTGTAGGAAGAATATGACGTTGACATAAAAGGTAGACGTTGGATGAACATATATCAACACGCCTTTCGCAATTGTAACGAAAACGGCGAAAAAAACCCACGAAACTTTcgaataaaactgaaatatgaaaGTAATCGGTTACCCTTATATCCTCTATTTAAAAAATTGACAAAAAggcagagttgcgtttcttttgctgttcagtataattaAACAATTCCATCGTGATCATGAAACACTACAGTCAGTGGCCCAAATATTAGGACaccttttgttatttattcgaaaatgatgaaaataaaaGGTCAAGTTGAATTAATTTCAAACTGGTAGGAACTTTGAAATTTACGTGTCACAACTGGGTCTCTTTCTTGCTGAATAGGGGCAGAGGAGtagccgaagatccgggttcgattcccaacatgagtacaatgtgtgaagcccaattctggtgcccctcgccgtgatattgctggaagattgctaatAGAGGCGTAAGACCAAACTCTTGATGAATGTGTGTGTTCTGACGTTTACAGTGTGCTTTCTGTAACCGAGAGCATGACTATATCTGTAGGAATCCACACATAAAGCTAACTCTGTCATCTTGAGGGGTGATGAACACAAtaagaaacatgtaaataaacgTTATGCAAATATGTTCAGACGAACAGTTTACAGTTGATGATTATATTTCTCTTACAATGAAGAACCCTACgctcagacagacagactacTACTCACACAACACTCAGTGTCAGATGGATTGCTGACAACTCTCACCAAATATCAACTGTGCTCCAACACAGAGATGTTTATACATTGAATTTGCAGCATATCTGTCGTGATTTGTTTCGTGGTTACATACCTAATGTCCGGTGCATCAATCAGTTGTTGGATGAAGCATCTCGACCTTCAGTTTAACGATTAAGTTACAAAAAACAGACTAAGTAAAGTGCTGAACAACTTTCTCTTGAAACTTTCAACTTGAATCAATATAGACCGTCTTCATAGAACAGCGATGATACCTTGTAGGAAGTTAGCGTCTCCGcaaacatttgtttttctgtaaaaccctcgtgtttttttcttttctctttGATACAGggatgtgtttttttatttaacaaaattgaaattttattGATTCTAGCTATGTGTAAACGTGTCCCCTAAGCGCCCGCAGACTGCCCACATGAGATGCTGTCAGTCCAAAAATCCACATGTAAATGACGCATAAGTCTTGGataaatacatatttgattttttgtcCTCTCTGTTTGAGCCGGATGTTTTGAGCCGGTGGGATCATTCCATACGTGCTGTGAGTGTTGTAACAATATAATCATTTGAAGTTTTTCGTCATTGCCTGAGGTTTTGGGTGGCCTAAAGTTTAACCCGTTCAGTGGTAACACTGAAGACTTTGTTCGATCTCTGGCCTATGTACATGTAAACCTATACTCTGAAAAAAATAGGGGAACTGTACTCTCAATgtaatgtacgattgtcgaaattggaaGATATAtcggattgaatcaatgttgatacaataataatggatgtttttagaatgcatcaccacatggatttcattcaaagcaaagctgttcgttcagttatcccccttgttaggtgtctggagtatgacatgaaaatttcagcttTACAATACAATCAGGTTTCAGAGTGAGATTTgtccctgaaaaccctgaccatgcacagatgcaagaaaattaccGGAGAAATGGTCTACattgatttatcgacctgcctgaaaatgTCAAGAtgcataatgacaccccatacACGTGTAGGAgcctcccacgttgtgcacgtgcttcccatgcattgcgtttgcgtgtggtgataacgtgaaatgatgctgcatacacaagatgaatgtcattgtaacgttcctcaatgggttttttttctaccACACTTCAACGTTCAGGTTCAGGTTCCCAAAcgttttttgaagagtatatttgcAACATCCTCACTGTGACACTTGTTGCATACTGGCAGTTTTTTCGGTTATCATAAACATATCTTCCACGATTCCATCGTGCGACTATCAGATGTGTGTATTTAGGAGTCACCCATATATTCATCCtatatttttgtaattattgttgaaattcTTTAAATGGCTTCATTAGACTATTTCAAGAAGTTTCCCCATACAGTCACAATAAATATTTGACCGTAAGTCTCGTCTTTTAAATGCTAAACGTATTTAAATTTTTTTAAGGCTTTGTGTAAGGTACGTATGGTCTGTGTGAGTTATTAAAACACGCGTGAAATTACTTTTATTTAAGAAGCAAAATGCTTCTGACCATAGACCCAAGTCTATATGAGAACTGTTTCTCATGTGAAATCACTATGCCATATTGGCCTTGACTGTCAGTTCTTGCATTACGAGGCATTTTGTTAATTTATGCATATGAATCGGAACTTCCTCTTGATTTTGCGAAAAGAATACACAATTTGGCCAAAGATTAAACGTTGACTTCAGGTATAGTATTTAATTCATTACAGTCAAATATGCAGTTCTGCTAATTTATCGACTTCCACTAGAAATAGCAGATAACATAACATTGTGGGGTGCGATAGCGTTCGAGATTACTGTAGCGCAGAGACGTAAAAGGGTGTGcgaatgtgtgtatgtgcgtgtgtgtcagtACACCAGGAACCTGCCATAATTTAATGTCTTTCGGCAGCACAGCCGCATTCGAACCTACTGATATCATTCGTAGCTGATATCACTCCTTCGTTTACAGTCCTTGACACATGCTGACCATCACAATTTTgagtatttttttcattttaaccGGACGTAAATCATATCTTCGTATCAGTGATAAAACACGCGTTCACCGGTCAAAAGATGTAAACCGGGCAAGAGGTGTAAACAGGGAATAAATCCAAGGGAATCAACTTTGCATGTGCATAGCTAATTGTCTTTCCTGAGGCGACTTTGCCAGCCGTGCACCCTACCAATGACAGGGTAGACACATGGAACTAACGACTGATTCCGACATGGATGTGATAATAGTAAGCATAAAGAAACTGAAAGAAGGTAAACGTCACGGAACGACT
Proteins encoded:
- the LOC137294973 gene encoding phytanoyl-CoA dioxygenase domain-containing protein 1-like, yielding MSTTTVIRYPGDCDVAYPEVFTVPPPQPTQTKPGQLSKAQVDHFFDKGYLIVEKFFSKEELDPCREAIEELVEDLAQKLYRCGKIKNLYKDKGLFERLSFIEKEFPGANIILHKAGTLPPAFRAVWSNDRLLNLVEQLVGPKIAGHPVWNLRTKTPQNNASTVPWHQDCGYLDNDSYKVLQPTAWIPLLDANAKNGCMEIVSGGHRPGRICRHTCCWADTWYVELPEEEMVKTLGVDLDKDIKLCPVPYGGMLLINNMIPHRSLPNISNEIRWSLDLRWQDPSKPVGFFGLKEGILMRDPSKPNYKIDWSPFISVDRNATYKEACNKDKEEDELDTTVQGPHMLKWEMTHQNRHTAKVDKDTPFSNWHKA